One Vigna unguiculata cultivar IT97K-499-35 chromosome 11, ASM411807v1, whole genome shotgun sequence DNA window includes the following coding sequences:
- the LOC114169701 gene encoding TPR repeat-containing thioredoxin TTL1-like → MSHYGKPVSELGLSERLRDSLSCSDDTNKPDFRELDLGSPVSTLRPRQHFHHHSAPTTSSNSSSSGGSTGSVPGRSNPVSGRSHSGELSGSSETNSPTRVSKPGHRRSNSGQSLSQSQRSPSSSSAAVNSPPLNVLPAGNICPSGRVLKAATVAAAASRSSRSDVLGSGTGNYGHGSIMRGGKGGGGNSGGGDATSVKIGGGDSGKRVDPEEVKRMGNEEYKRGHFGEALCLYDRAIAMSPSNAAYRSNRAAALTGLGRLPEAVRACEEAVGLDPNYGRAHQRLATLFLRLGQVEDARKHLCYPGLHPDPAELQKLQIVEKHINKCGDVRRIRDWNSVLREVDAAIAAGADSCVQLFMCRAEALLKLHQMDGAESCLSGIPKSEPRPSSLSQARFFGMFSEAYCYFVRAQIEMAFGRFENAVTAAEKASQIDPRNVEVAVLLKNVRMVARARLRGNDLFKSERFTEACSAYGEGLRLDPSNSVLYCNRAACWFKLGQWERSIEDCNQALRIQPNYTKAILRRAASNSKLERWEEAVKDYELLRRELPDDNDVAENLFHAQVALKKSRGEEVRNLKFGGEVEDISGLEQFRAAISLPGVSVVHFETASNLQCKQISPFVVTLCSRYPSINFLKVDIQASPAVATAENVRVVPTFKIYKNGSRVKEIVCPSHDMLEHSIRHYSL, encoded by the exons ATGTCACATTATGGGAAACCCGTGTCCGAGTTAGGGCTCAGCGAGCGGTTGCGCGACTCACTGAGTTGCTCTGACGATACCAACAAGCCCGATTTCAGAGAACTCGATTTGGGGTCGCCGGTTTCCACATTGCGGCCACGCCAGCACTTCCACCACCACAGTGCGCCGACCACGAGTAGTAACAGTAGCAGTAGTGGCGGCTCGACCGGGTCGGTTCCGGGTCGGAGCAACCCGGTTTCGGGGAGATCCCATTCCGGCGAGTTGTCCGGGTCGAGTGAGACTAATAGTCCGACCCGGGTGTCCAAACCGGGTCACCGGAGATCTAATTCTGGTCAGAGTTTGAGTCAGAGTCAGAGATCCCCGTCGTCGTCCTCGGCTGCCGTGAATTCGCCGCCGCTGAATGTTCTCCCGGCCGGGAACATTTGCCCGTCGGGGAGGGTTCTCAAGGCGGCGACGGTGGCTGCAGCGGCGAGCCGGAGCTCCAGGAGTGATGTCTTGGGGTCCGGCACGGGGAATTACGGCCACGGGAGCATAATGCGTGGCGGCAAGGGTGGTGGGGGGAATAGCGGTGGTGGTGATGCGACGAGTGTTAAGATCGGCGGCGGCGATTCGGGGAAGCGCGTGGATCCGGAGGAGGTGAAGAGGATGGGGAATGAGGAGTACAAGAGAGGGCACTTTGGTGAGGCGTTGTGTTTGTATGATCGGGCAATTGCGATGTCTCCGAGCAATGCCGCTTACCGGAGCAACCGGGCGGCAGCATTGACCGGATTGGGACGGCTGCCGGAGGCGGTGAGGGCGTGTGAGGAGGCTGTGGGGTTGGATCCTAATTATGGGAGGGCGCATCAGCGCTTGGCAACCCTGTTTTTAAG GTTAGGACAGGTTGAGGATGCAAGGAAGCACCTTTGTTATCCTGGGCTGCACCCGGATCCTGCTGAGTTGCAGAAGTTGCAAATTGTGGAAAAGCATATTAACAAATGTGGAGATGTTAGGAGGATAAGAGATTGGAACAGCGTACTGAGGGAGGTTGATGCTGCTATTGCTGCCGGGGCAGACTCTTGTGTTCAG CTCTTTATGTGTAGAGCTGAAGCCCTTCTGAAGCTACACCAGATGGATGGTGCTGAATCGTGTTTATCAGGGATTCCCAAAAGCGAGCCGCGTCCCAGTTCCTTATCACAGGCAAGATTTTTTGGGATGTTTTCTGAGGCTTACTGCTACTTTGTTAGAGCTCAGATTGAGATGGCTTTTGGAAG GTTTGAGAATGCAGTTACAGCTGCTGAGAAAGCTAGTCAGATAGACCCCAGAAATGTTGAAGTTGCTGTTTTGCTCAAGAATGTGAGGATGGTGGCTCGAGCTAGACTGCGTGGCAATGATCTTTTCAAATCAGAAAGGTTCACCGAGGCGTGCTCGGCATATGGAGAAGGTCTGAGGCTAGACCCTTCAAACTCTGTTCTCTATTGCAATAGAgcagcatgttggtttaagctTGGGCAATGGGAAAGATCAATTGAGGATTGCAATCAAGCTTTACGCATCCAACCAAATTACACAAAAGCCATTCTTCGAAGGGCTGCCTCAAATAGCAAG TTAGAAAGATGGGAAGAAGCAGTGAAGGATTATGAACTTTTGCGGAGAGAATTGCCAGATGACAATGATGTTGCCGAAAATCTGTTTCATGCACAAGTAGCATTAAAGAAATCTCGTGGGGAAGAAGTACGTAATTTAAAGTTTGGTGGTGAAGTGGAGGACATATCAGGTCTTGAGCAGTTTAGAGCTGCAATATCTTTACCAG GTGTTTCTGTTGTCCATTTTGAAACTGCATCAAACTTGCAATGTAAGCAGATATCTCCTTTTGTGGTTACACTGTGCAGTCGCTATCCGTCTATCAACTTTCTTAAG GTGGATATTCAAGCAAGCCCTGCAGTTGCCACTGCTGAGAATGTGAGAGTTGTACCAACCTTCAAGATCTACAAAAATGGCAGTCGAGTGAAGGAAATTGTATGTCCTAGTCATGATATGTTGGAACACTCTATTAGGCATTACAGCTTGTAG